In the genome of Mytilus edulis chromosome 3, xbMytEdul2.2, whole genome shotgun sequence, one region contains:
- the LOC139515347 gene encoding uncharacterized protein encodes MDDLQQHISTLEEDVKQKIEKLRQTQNPRFLTPQHSTPKEQPRNLTDSGIAQTRRTDFGDVTERTVQAQLQRADDAPTLFGPYAVNNQEKVRTPGKNTRREIKLANYDGSGEWVDLKSHFEACAIINNWDEYEQGLYLAAALRGHAQSVFSDLPTDKKMNYETLVKSLEERFAPPNQNELYRVQLKERRQRASETLPELGQTIRRLVNRAYPLAPTKVKETLSKDYFLDALHDSEMRIKIKQSRPQNLNQAICLAVELETFYKAEKRQDFVKPQMRATHADNITEELSKDDKFTEMMDSFTKQLESLRMELNEFKNSGQRNTADPEWKRNQQCYNCGKYGHFKRECRLRKQGGNGNGQYRNHENGSARPVHSRKRRQRRKQIKLNVQNNSTKEAGAYIDVAIGNIKASFLVDTGATVTLISNKLFNSLRKEEMPNLNQVVQTIMSANGSELNVTGKGEFHIWIDHNVYLAEAVVADLALDCIIGLDFLKKNRCLINLQEEHMVCNNQVIPLNFTGQLGCYRVSVVEDTCIQPGTEALVRGHINEYPSTKHEVGLGIIEPCDKFVAKDSALMARTLVKASETVPLRFMNVSNVVKIIRAGTIVGNISPIQDVISDDKNITDIHKDQNLRIELQKLLSNCSENLSQEQKRGVENLLNEYKDLFAASDRDLGRTNLVRHTINTGNNTPVKQPPRRTPFIYERKSIDISMTCLNAE; translated from the exons ATGGACGATTTACAACAGCATATAAGTACGTTAGAGGAAGATGTAAAGCAAAAGATAGAAAAGTTGAGACAAACTCAAAATCCTAGGTTTTTGACACCACAACACTCTACCCCAAAAGAGCAACCTAGAAACCTGACAGATTCTGGTATTGCTCAGACGAGGCGCACGGATTTCGGCGATGTCACAGAGCGCACAGTCCAAGCACAGCTTCAACGAGCTGATGATGCACCAACATTGTTTGGACCTTAC GCTGTCAATAACCAGGAAAAAGTACGCACGCCTGGAAAGAATACGAGAAGAGAAATCAAACTGGCCAATTATGATGGGTCTGGCGAGTGGGTTGATTTGAAATCGCACTTTGAAGCATGTGCTATCATCAATAATTGGGACGAATATGAACAGGGGCTTTACCTTGCCGCTGCCCTTCGCGGGCACGCACAGAGTGTCTTCAGCGATTTACCAACTGATAAGAAAATGAATTATGAGACCTTAGTGAAATCATTAGAAGAGCGTTTTGCTCCGCCAAATCAGAACGAACTATACAGAGTTCAATTAAAGGAGAGACGCCAGCGCGCGAGTGAAACCTTGCCAGAACTAGGACAAACTATACGGCGATTAGTAAACAGAGCATACCCACTAGCACCCACTAAAGTAAAAGAAACATTATCAAAGGATTATTTCTTAGATGCATTGCACGATAGTGAGATGAGGATAAAAATTAAACAATCCAGACCGCAAAACTTAAACCAAGCAATCTGTTTAGCTGTCGAACTTGAGACGTTCTACAAAGCAGAGAAAAGACAAGATTTTGTAAAACCTCAGATGCGGGCTACGCATGCAGATAATATTACAGAAGAATTATCTAAGGACGATAAGTTTACAGAAATGATGGATTCGTTTACTAAGCAATTAGAATCACTTCGAATGGAGTTAAATGAATTCAAAAACAGCGGACAAAGAAACACTGCCGATCCGGAATGGAAACGGAATCAGCAATGTTACAATTGCGGTAAATATGGACATTTTAAGCGAGAATGTAGGCTACGAAAGCAAGGTGGCAACGGGAACGGTCAATACAGGAACCACGAGAATGGCTCTGCAAGGCCAGTACATTCTCGAAAAAGAAGACAGCGGAGAAAACAAATCAAGCTCAATGTACAAAACAACTCGACGAAAGAAGCAGGGGCATATATAGACGTAGCTATAGGAAATATAAAAGCCAGTTTTCTCGTTGACACAGGCGCAACTGTCACTCTTATATCAAATAAACTattcaatagtttgagaaaagAAGAGATGCCAAACCTCAATCAAGTGGTTCAAACTATTATGTCAGCAAACGGCTCTGAACTAAACGTTACGGGAAAAGGTGAATTTCACATCTGGATTGATCATAACGTATATTTAGCAGAGGCAGTAGTAGCGGATCTTGCTTTAGATTGCATAATTGGTTTAGATTTTCTCAAGAAAAATAGATGTCTGATTAATTTACAAGAAGAACATATGGTTTGCAATAACCAGGTGATACCACTGAACTTCACTGGACAGCTTGGTTGCTATAGAGTGTCTGTAGTTGAAGATACATGCATACAGCCAGGCACAGAAGCTTTGGTCCGGGGTCACATTAACGAATATCCGTCAACAAAGCATGAAGTTGGCTTAGGAATCATTGAACCCTGTGACAAATTTGTAGCAAAGGACAGTGCCTTAATGGCAAGAACTTTAGTTAAAGCCTCAGAAACCGTACCACTGCGCTTTATGAATGTATCGAATGTAGTGAAGATAATAAGAGCTGGGACAATTGTAGGAAATATAAGCCCTATTCAGGACGTGATAAGCGACGACAAAAATATTACTGATATACATAAGGATCAGAACCTAAGAATTGAATTGCAAAAATTACTGAGTAATTGCAGCGAAAATCTTAGCCAGGAGCAAAAACGTGGAGTTGAAAATCTTCTCAATGAATACAAAGATCTTTTTGCAGCATCCGACAGGGACTTAGGTAGAACTAATTTGGTGCGCCACACCATAAATACAGGAAATAATACACCAGTAAAACAACCGCCTCGCCGCACCCCATTCATATACGAGAGGAAGTCGATAGACATATCGATGACATGCTTGAACGCGGAGTAA
- the LOC139515348 gene encoding acetylcholine receptor subunit alpha-like: MPATIFLVAIISIGATSAQTGDNAKSLVTDLFTTNKYQKKVRPVRDQNDLLVLMVDFHLIGINGVDEASQRLTTTGYLSTLWKDQYLEWDPTSYGGMISINIPQSYVWKPALALQNGFTKLQELGSSVINVNINISGHVIWEPYEVFESKCNIDVQYFPFDHQTCNISFIDWSHHAFEVQIQEGTYGIVTDELEDDAVWTVISTKLYHDTFDLESRLTYSVTIKRTPGFYVLNIIVPVILLGVLNLFTFVLPADSGEKMGYSITVFLSFAVFLIIVNSELPKTAGSIFGQYMIFQLGIALFTVCVTAIQLRFHFRTDPVPRLLSAVMACRCKSKRKITDRNENEKSDRDTDENTVSILQEKTLNQGD, translated from the exons ATGCCGGCAACGATCTTTCTAGTCGCTATTATTTCTATTGGGGCTACCAGTGCACAAACAGGAGACAATGCTAAATCTTTAGTCACAGATTTGTTCACTACAAATAAGTATCAAAAGAAAGTTCGCCCAGTCAGAGATCAGAATGACTTGCTTGTGCTTATGGTCGATTTCCATTTAATTGGGATAAACGGAGTAGACGAAGCGTCACAAAGACTCACTACTACTGGTTATTTGAGCACACTATGGAAAGATCAATATCTGGAATGGGACCCAACAAGCTATGGTGGAATGATAAGTATAAATATCCCACAGAGTTACGTGTGGAAACCAGCACTTGCATTGCAAAATGGATTTACCAAGCTACAGGAATTGGGCAGTAGTGTAATCAATGTAAATATTAATATATCTGGACATGTGATATGGGAACCTTACGAAGTTTTTGAATCGAAATGCAACATTGACGTTCAATATTTTCCGTTTGATCACCAAACATGCAATATCTCGTTTATTGACTGGTCCCATCATGCATTTGAGGTACAAATTCAGGAGGGAACCTACGGAATAGTAACAGATGAATTAGAAGATGATGCTGTATGGACTGTAATCTCAACCAAGTTGTATCATGACACATTTGACTTGGAATCTAGATTAACATACTCTGTCACGATTAAGCGAACTCCAGgattttatgttttaaacataATCGTACCTGTTATATTACTTGGCGTTCTGAATCTCTTCACGTTTGTTCTCCCAGCAGATAGCGGAGAGAAGATGGGATACTCTATCACCGTTTTTCTGTCATTTGCGGTATTTTTGATAATCGTGAATTCTGAACTTCCAAAGACGGCAGGATCCATTTTTGGACAGTACATGATATTTCAGTTAGGAATTGCATTGTTTACGGTGTGCGTTACTGCAATACAACTACGATTTCATTTCAGAACTGATCCGGTCCCTCGTTTGCTATCAGCCGTAATGGCGTGTCGAtgcaaaagtaaaagaaaaatcaCCGATAGGAACGAAAACGAAAAATCGGATAGAGATACAGATGAGA ACACAGTCAGTATCTTGCAGGAAAAGACACTGAACCAAGGGGATTAA